In one uncultured Devosia sp. genomic region, the following are encoded:
- a CDS encoding aminotransferase class V-fold PLP-dependent enzyme gives MSDNLARQFLLREDVVFLNHGSFGACPSPVFDAYQAFQRELESEPVEFLGRRLTEMMAAPRVALAAELGTAQDNIAAVINATSGLNIVARSLPLKPGDQILTTDHEYSALEKTWAFVCRQTGAEIVVVKVPMPLTSEAAFTEALVNGMTDRTKVLFLSHITSPTALLFPIEPAIAEARRRGIWSVIDGAHTPGHIPLSLDAMGADFYSGNCHKWLMTPKGSAFLYARPEVQAMIDPLVISHGWTAESKQPGIKGAFGNSPFIDEIEVQGTRDPSAWLAVPEALRFRRDNDWTSVASHCQALAQDTARRIGELTGLAPLSAPEFCAPQMVAMPIPECDTAEIHKLLFDRYRIEMPVFKWQDHCIARLSVQGYNSRPQMDRLIEALTELLDLGVQQRASG, from the coding sequence GTGTCCGACAATCTTGCCCGGCAATTCCTCCTTCGCGAGGATGTCGTCTTCCTCAACCATGGCTCGTTCGGCGCCTGCCCCAGCCCGGTCTTCGACGCCTACCAGGCGTTTCAGCGCGAGCTGGAAAGCGAGCCGGTGGAATTCCTCGGCCGCCGCCTGACCGAAATGATGGCAGCCCCGCGCGTCGCCCTGGCTGCCGAACTGGGCACGGCGCAGGACAATATCGCCGCCGTCATCAACGCCACCAGCGGCCTCAACATCGTCGCCCGCTCGCTGCCGCTCAAGCCCGGCGACCAGATCCTCACCACCGACCACGAATATTCGGCGCTCGAAAAGACCTGGGCCTTCGTCTGCCGCCAGACCGGCGCCGAGATCGTCGTGGTCAAGGTGCCCATGCCGCTGACCTCGGAAGCCGCCTTTACCGAAGCGCTGGTCAATGGCATGACCGACCGCACCAAAGTGCTGTTCCTCAGCCATATCACCTCGCCCACGGCCCTGCTCTTCCCGATCGAACCCGCCATTGCCGAAGCCCGTCGCCGCGGTATCTGGTCGGTGATCGATGGCGCCCATACGCCCGGCCACATCCCGCTGTCGCTCGATGCCATGGGCGCCGACTTCTATTCCGGCAATTGCCACAAGTGGCTGATGACCCCCAAGGGCTCGGCCTTCCTCTACGCCCGTCCCGAAGTCCAGGCCATGATCGATCCGCTGGTGATCAGCCATGGCTGGACCGCCGAGAGCAAGCAGCCCGGCATCAAGGGCGCCTTCGGCAATTCGCCCTTTATCGACGAAATCGAGGTGCAGGGCACGCGCGACCCATCGGCCTGGCTGGCGGTGCCCGAGGCGCTGCGCTTCCGCCGCGACAATGACTGGACCTCCGTCGCCTCCCATTGCCAGGCGCTGGCGCAGGACACCGCCCGCCGCATTGGCGAACTGACCGGTCTCGCCCCGCTGTCTGCGCCCGAGTTCTGCGCGCCGCAGATGGTCGCCATGCCGATCCCCGAATGCGACACGGCCGAAATCCACAAGCTGCTCTTCGACCGCTACCGCATCGAAATGCCTGTGTTCAAATGGCAGGACCACTGCATCGCACGCCTTTCGGTGCAGGGTTACAACTCGCGTCCGCAGATGGACCGGCTGATCGAGGCGCTGACGGAACTGCTCGATCTGGGCGTGCAACAGCGCGCCTCGGGCTGA
- a CDS encoding Tex family protein, whose product MSALDTRIAAQIASEVSARAEQVSAAVELLDGGATVPFIARYRKEVTGGLDDTQLRLLAERLTYLRELEARRAAILKSVDEQGKLTPDLTASIMGAATKAELEDLYLPFKPKRRTKAEIARERGLGPLAEAILGNRQKDPALLAEAYVSDEVPGTKEALEGARDIVIEGLTENAALLGQLRSYMRDKAMLSAKVLKGKEEAGAKFSDYFAHSERWSKVAGHRALAMMRGRDEEFLGLDIEVDADVTDPVKPIERLVGAALEAQGPGAGNQWLREVAGWAWRTRLRITLSIDLMVELRDRAEAEAIHVFARNLKDLLLAAPAGARNTMGIDPGIRTGCKIAVIDATGKVLDTETIYPFPPRNDVMGSQAAIAALTKKHGVQLIAIGNGTGSRETEKLVADLIEKLPGTKPTKVIVSEAGASVYSASELAAAEFPNLDVSLRGAVSIARRLQDPLAELVKIEPKAIGVGQYQHDVDQFRLGRSLDAVVEDAVNAVGVDLNTASAPLLARISGLGPSVAEAIVGHRDANGPFKTRKALLDVPRLGQRTFEQSAGFLRITDGTEPLDASSVHPEAYGVARKIVAACGRDLRSIMGDKSALAGLDAKSFVDERFGLPTVRDILAELEKPGRDPRPAFKTATFAEGIDDIKHLTPGMTLEGTVTNVAAFGAFVDIGVHQDGLVHVSQLADKFVKDPHEVVKAGDVVKVRVVEVDVPRKRIGLTMRRDGEALSQQRERPREQVRGAQQRPPKEAPRSTGSLGDMLSEAMRKKR is encoded by the coding sequence ATGTCCGCCCTCGACACCCGCATTGCCGCCCAGATCGCCAGTGAAGTCTCCGCCCGCGCCGAACAGGTGAGTGCCGCCGTGGAGCTGCTCGATGGTGGCGCGACGGTGCCGTTCATTGCGCGCTACCGCAAGGAAGTGACGGGCGGCCTAGACGATACGCAATTGCGCCTTCTGGCCGAGCGGCTGACCTATCTGCGCGAGCTGGAGGCCCGGCGCGCAGCGATCCTCAAATCGGTCGACGAACAGGGCAAGCTGACCCCAGACCTGACCGCCTCGATCATGGGTGCAGCGACCAAGGCGGAGCTCGAAGACCTCTATCTGCCGTTCAAGCCCAAGCGCCGCACCAAGGCGGAAATTGCCAGGGAACGCGGGCTGGGGCCGCTGGCCGAGGCGATTCTGGGCAATCGGCAGAAGGATCCGGCGCTGCTGGCGGAAGCCTATGTTTCCGATGAGGTGCCCGGCACCAAGGAGGCGCTAGAGGGCGCGCGCGACATCGTCATCGAGGGGCTGACGGAAAATGCCGCGCTGCTCGGCCAGTTGCGCAGCTATATGCGCGACAAGGCCATGCTCAGTGCCAAGGTGCTGAAGGGCAAGGAAGAGGCCGGCGCCAAGTTTTCCGACTATTTCGCTCATTCCGAACGCTGGTCCAAGGTGGCGGGTCACCGTGCGCTGGCGATGATGCGCGGGCGTGACGAGGAGTTTCTGGGCCTCGATATCGAGGTGGATGCCGATGTGACCGATCCGGTGAAGCCCATCGAGCGGTTGGTCGGCGCCGCGCTGGAGGCGCAGGGGCCGGGAGCTGGCAACCAGTGGCTGCGCGAGGTCGCCGGCTGGGCCTGGCGCACGCGGCTGCGCATCACGCTGTCCATCGACCTGATGGTGGAGTTGCGCGACCGGGCCGAAGCGGAAGCGATCCATGTGTTTGCGCGCAATCTCAAGGACCTGCTGCTGGCAGCGCCGGCTGGCGCGCGCAATACCATGGGTATCGATCCGGGCATTCGCACCGGTTGCAAGATTGCGGTGATCGATGCGACCGGCAAGGTGCTGGATACCGAGACGATCTATCCGTTTCCGCCACGCAATGACGTGATGGGATCGCAGGCGGCCATTGCGGCGCTGACCAAAAAGCATGGGGTGCAGCTGATCGCCATCGGCAATGGCACGGGCAGCCGCGAAACGGAAAAGCTGGTGGCGGACCTGATCGAAAAATTGCCCGGCACCAAGCCGACCAAGGTGATTGTGTCGGAGGCGGGGGCCTCGGTCTATTCGGCTTCGGAACTGGCTGCGGCGGAATTTCCCAATCTCGATGTGTCGCTGCGCGGTGCGGTGTCGATTGCCCGCCGGTTGCAGGATCCGCTGGCCGAGCTGGTCAAGATCGAGCCCAAGGCGATCGGGGTTGGCCAGTATCAGCATGACGTCGACCAGTTCCGCCTGGGCCGGTCGCTCGACGCCGTGGTGGAAGATGCGGTGAATGCGGTGGGCGTGGATCTCAACACTGCGTCGGCGCCGCTGCTGGCGCGGATTTCCGGGCTTGGGCCATCGGTTGCCGAAGCCATCGTGGGCCATCGCGACGCCAATGGTCCGTTCAAGACGCGCAAGGCGTTGCTCGACGTGCCGCGGCTCGGTCAGCGGACCTTCGAGCAGAGCGCAGGATTCCTGCGCATTACCGACGGGACCGAGCCGCTGGACGCCTCATCGGTGCATCCGGAGGCCTATGGCGTGGCGCGCAAGATCGTCGCGGCCTGCGGGCGCGACCTGCGCAGCATCATGGGCGACAAGTCGGCGCTGGCCGGGCTCGACGCGAAGAGCTTCGTGGACGAGCGGTTCGGCCTGCCAACGGTGCGCGATATCCTGGCGGAGCTGGAAAAGCCCGGTCGCGATCCGCGTCCGGCGTTCAAGACGGCGACCTTTGCCGAGGGCATTGACGACATCAAGCATCTCACGCCGGGCATGACACTGGAAGGCACGGTGACCAATGTCGCGGCCTTCGGGGCGTTCGTCGATATCGGCGTGCATCAGGACGGGTTGGTGCATGTGTCGCAACTGGCCGACAAATTCGTCAAGGACCCGCATGAGGTGGTGAAGGCCGGCGATGTGGTGAAGGTGCGGGTGGTGGAGGTCGATGTGCCGCGCAAGCGGATCGGGCTGACCATGCGGAGGGATGGAGAGGCCTTGAGCCAGCAGCGGGAACGGCCGCGAGAGCAGGTTCGCGGCGCACAGCAGCGTCCGCCAAAGGAGGCGCCTCGCAGCACCGGGTCGCTGGGCGACATGCTCAGCGAGGCGATGCGCAAGAAGCGCTAG
- a CDS encoding ABC transporter permease, producing the protein MTDIAAAPPIIRQRSPLWFAWQRFLGNKAAVGGGIVLAILILMAILAPLITRHPPEAQLFLTEALAFPSDQHWFGIDNLGRDFFSRIIYGARISLSIGFIAAGFSVLIGIPLGALAGYFGGRTDWFIMRVIELFSVVPPLLAALLLGAMTRGGYVMIVLIAALFGWVQVCLLVRAQVKAFREKEFVRAAQALGASPWYIIRRHLIPNSISPIIVGFVLAIPLAMMLEASLSFLGVGVPPPTPTWGQMINEGIDFMFFYWHLAVFPTAALAITVLATSLFGDGLRDALDPTLKGR; encoded by the coding sequence ATGACCGATATAGCCGCCGCTCCGCCGATCATCCGCCAGCGCAGCCCGCTGTGGTTTGCCTGGCAGCGCTTCCTCGGCAACAAGGCCGCGGTCGGCGGCGGCATCGTCCTCGCCATACTGATCCTGATGGCGATCCTGGCGCCGCTGATCACCCGCCATCCGCCCGAGGCCCAGCTCTTCCTCACCGAGGCCCTCGCCTTCCCCTCCGACCAGCATTGGTTCGGCATCGACAATCTCGGCCGAGATTTCTTCAGCCGCATCATTTATGGCGCGCGCATTTCGCTCTCCATCGGCTTCATCGCCGCCGGCTTTTCTGTGCTGATCGGCATTCCGCTCGGCGCCCTGGCCGGCTATTTCGGCGGCCGGACCGACTGGTTCATCATGCGCGTCATCGAGCTCTTCTCGGTGGTCCCGCCCTTGCTTGCCGCACTGCTGCTCGGCGCCATGACCCGCGGTGGCTATGTCATGATCGTGCTGATCGCCGCGCTCTTCGGCTGGGTCCAGGTGTGCCTCTTGGTCCGCGCCCAGGTGAAGGCCTTCCGCGAAAAGGAATTCGTCCGTGCTGCCCAGGCGCTGGGCGCCTCGCCATGGTACATCATCCGCCGCCACCTCATTCCCAATTCGATCAGCCCGATCATCGTCGGCTTCGTCCTTGCCATCCCGCTGGCCATGATGCTCGAAGCCAGCCTCAGCTTCCTCGGCGTCGGCGTTCCGCCGCCGACCCCGACCTGGGGCCAGATGATTAACGAGGGAATCGACTTCATGTTCTTTTACTGGCATCTGGCGGTCTTCCCGACAGCGGCCCTCGCCATCACCGTGCTCGCCACCTCGCTGTTCGGCGACGGATTGCGCGATGCTCTCGATCCGACCCTGAAAGGCCGCTGA
- a CDS encoding ABC transporter permease, which produces MLGYIIRRLLSVAVTFIVVSLIIFFVMHAIPGGPFDANEMPVSQAVRDKMMAQLGLDQPVYMQYLNYMSGVLRLDFGVPYQSPGETVLGLLSRAWVPSLVLGGLGVLIGAPLGILLGMAAALNRNTWIDYFASALSTIGLTIPVFITSMLLILVFAVWLNWLPASGWGKPERWILPIVCYALIPLATYARYTRSAMLDTMSRQFVTVLRAKGLSERRIIFQHVLRNSAIPLVTVFLPMFIGTATGSIFVEAMFRIPGLGSYFVSSIQQRDYPLEMALMLMITFMYCIAYLLADVVYALINPRIRVGGAE; this is translated from the coding sequence ATGCTGGGATATATCATTCGCCGCCTGCTCTCGGTCGCCGTGACCTTCATCGTGGTCTCGCTGATCATCTTCTTCGTCATGCATGCCATTCCCGGCGGGCCCTTCGACGCCAATGAAATGCCTGTGTCGCAGGCCGTGCGCGACAAGATGATGGCCCAGCTCGGCCTCGATCAGCCCGTCTACATGCAATATCTCAATTACATGTCGGGCGTGCTCCGTCTTGATTTCGGCGTGCCCTATCAGAGCCCCGGCGAAACCGTGCTGGGCCTGCTCTCCCGCGCCTGGGTGCCAAGCCTGGTTCTCGGTGGCCTCGGCGTGTTGATCGGCGCGCCGCTCGGCATCCTGCTCGGCATGGCCGCCGCGCTCAACCGCAACACCTGGATCGACTATTTCGCCTCGGCGCTCTCGACCATCGGCCTCACCATCCCGGTCTTCATCACCTCCATGCTCTTGATCCTGGTCTTTGCTGTCTGGCTCAACTGGCTGCCCGCCAGCGGCTGGGGCAAGCCGGAACGCTGGATCCTGCCCATCGTCTGCTACGCGCTGATCCCGCTCGCCACCTATGCCCGCTACACGCGCTCGGCCATGCTCGACACTATGAGCCGGCAATTCGTCACCGTGCTGCGCGCCAAGGGCCTCAGCGAGCGCCGCATCATCTTCCAGCATGTGCTGCGCAATTCGGCCATTCCGCTGGTCACGGTCTTCCTTCCCATGTTCATCGGCACCGCCACCGGCTCGATCTTTGTCGAAGCCATGTTCCGCATTCCGGGCCTCGGTTCCTATTTCGTCTCTTCCATCCAGCAGCGCGACTATCCGCTCGAAATGGCGCTGATGCTGATGATCACCTTCATGTATTGCATCGCCTATCTGCTCGCCGACGTCGTCTACGCCCTGATCAATCCCCGTATCCGCGTCGGAGGCGCCGAATGA
- a CDS encoding DHA2 family efflux MFS transporter permease subunit — protein MAGEVLSQPAIVVKNKGLLTVALMLGTIMQVLDTTIANVALPHMASALGASQNEITWVLTSYIVAAAIATPLTGWMSDRLGQRRLFIFAVIGFTVASALCGIATSLPEMVIFRILQGLCGAMIAPLAQTVLLNINPRERIGQAMAIYGMGIMVAPIVGPTLGGWLTETIDWRWVFLVNVPVGVLCVAMLVAFMPNTEIRNRRFDFFGFGMLALGVGALQLMLDRGAENSWFQSTETWVELGLVITGLWVFIVHSLTAKQPFVDLRMFKDFNFSLGSVLMLVMGITIFSGMALLPPLLQGLMGYSVVFTGLLMAPRGLATMVAMMIVGRLSGKVDAKYLMLFGALVMSFSLWEMTKFNLQMDYWPVITTGLMQGFGMGFLFVPLSTMAFATIAPKVRADATSMFALVRNMGQGIGISLVTAVLSNMMQVNHAELAERLTPSSQAVQSQMPGLLTGAPQIVAQINGLVQQQAAILSYLDDFWLMMLLSIATIPVILMLRGPKKDRNAPVKSKEELAIERAHAMGE, from the coding sequence ATGGCCGGTGAAGTGCTTTCGCAACCCGCAATCGTGGTCAAGAACAAGGGTCTGCTGACCGTCGCGCTCATGCTGGGCACGATCATGCAGGTGCTCGATACGACCATTGCCAATGTGGCGCTGCCGCATATGGCTTCGGCGCTGGGTGCGTCGCAGAACGAGATCACCTGGGTTCTCACGTCCTATATCGTGGCGGCCGCCATTGCGACGCCGCTGACCGGCTGGATGAGCGATCGGCTCGGCCAGCGCCGGCTGTTCATCTTTGCGGTGATCGGCTTCACCGTGGCTTCGGCGCTCTGCGGCATCGCGACGAGCCTGCCGGAAATGGTGATCTTCCGTATTCTACAGGGCCTTTGTGGCGCGATGATCGCGCCGCTGGCGCAGACCGTGCTGCTCAACATCAATCCGCGCGAGCGGATCGGGCAGGCCATGGCTATCTATGGCATGGGCATCATGGTGGCGCCGATTGTCGGGCCGACGCTGGGTGGCTGGCTGACCGAGACGATCGACTGGCGCTGGGTGTTCCTGGTGAACGTGCCGGTCGGCGTGCTCTGCGTGGCCATGCTGGTTGCCTTCATGCCCAATACGGAAATCCGCAACCGGCGCTTCGACTTCTTCGGCTTCGGCATGCTGGCGCTGGGTGTCGGTGCGCTGCAGCTGATGCTCGACCGCGGCGCCGAGAACAGCTGGTTCCAGTCGACCGAAACCTGGGTGGAACTGGGTCTGGTGATCACGGGTCTCTGGGTGTTTATCGTTCATTCGCTGACGGCGAAGCAGCCCTTCGTCGACCTGCGCATGTTCAAGGACTTCAACTTCTCGCTCGGTTCGGTGCTGATGCTGGTGATGGGCATCACCATCTTCTCCGGCATGGCGTTGTTGCCACCACTGCTGCAGGGGCTGATGGGCTATTCGGTAGTGTTCACGGGCCTGTTGATGGCGCCACGTGGCCTTGCCACCATGGTTGCGATGATGATCGTGGGGCGGTTGAGCGGCAAGGTGGATGCGAAATACCTGATGCTGTTCGGCGCCCTGGTCATGAGTTTCTCGCTGTGGGAAATGACCAAGTTCAACCTGCAGATGGACTATTGGCCGGTGATCACCACCGGTCTGATGCAGGGCTTCGGGATGGGCTTCCTGTTCGTGCCGCTGTCGACCATGGCCTTTGCGACCATTGCACCGAAGGTGCGTGCCGATGCGACCTCAATGTTCGCCCTGGTGCGCAACATGGGGCAGGGGATCGGTATCTCGCTGGTTACGGCTGTGCTGAGCAACATGATGCAGGTCAACCATGCCGAGCTGGCCGAACGGCTGACGCCGTCGTCGCAGGCGGTACAGAGCCAGATGCCGGGACTGCTCACGGGGGCGCCACAGATCGTGGCCCAGATCAACGGGCTGGTGCAGCAGCAGGCGGCGATCCTGAGCTATCTAGATGACTTCTGGCTGATGATGCTGCTGTCGATTGCGACCATCCCGGTGATCCTGATGCTGCGTGGTCCCAAGAAGGACAGGAACGCGCCGGTCAAGAGCAAGGAAGAACTGGCGATCGAGCGGGCCCATGCGATGGGTGAATGA
- a CDS encoding HlyD family secretion protein yields MNAHVSEPKNAKAQPEVTIPVEAPAEPVKKRRTGRLALMVSVPVLIAAAGGYFYLTGGRFEETDNAYVQQAKVSISADIAGRITAVNVHENQLVHKGDVIFSVDPAPYQIALDQAEAALGTARVGVEQLKVSYGTAERALEAAKSSLAIQQASYDRQNQSVEQGVSSSSTLDQPKLSLQTSQNAVTTAEQQVAAATAALGGSADIATDDHPTVKAALAQVDLAKRNLDKTNVVAAGDGVIAQVGSLNVGQFVSTGTTIASLVETQGTWVEANFKETQLGAIQIGMTADVVVDALAGRHIEGKVTSIGAATGSEFSLIPAQNATGNWVKVVQRIPVRIEFDADSDVQLRSGMSALVSVDTGLSTLDKMQQH; encoded by the coding sequence ATGAACGCCCATGTTTCCGAACCCAAGAATGCCAAGGCACAGCCCGAGGTGACCATTCCTGTCGAGGCTCCGGCCGAGCCGGTCAAGAAGCGCCGCACGGGGCGCCTGGCGCTGATGGTCAGCGTGCCGGTGCTGATTGCGGCAGCAGGCGGCTATTTCTACCTGACCGGTGGCCGGTTCGAAGAAACCGACAATGCCTATGTGCAGCAGGCCAAGGTTTCCATCTCGGCCGATATTGCGGGGCGTATCACCGCGGTCAATGTGCATGAGAACCAGCTGGTGCATAAGGGCGACGTGATCTTCAGCGTGGACCCCGCCCCGTATCAGATCGCGCTGGACCAGGCTGAAGCCGCGTTGGGCACGGCCCGGGTCGGTGTCGAACAGCTCAAGGTGAGCTACGGGACCGCCGAGCGCGCGCTCGAGGCAGCCAAGAGCTCGCTGGCGATCCAGCAGGCCAGCTATGACCGGCAGAACCAGTCGGTGGAGCAGGGCGTGTCGTCCTCCTCGACGCTCGACCAGCCCAAGCTGTCGCTGCAGACCTCGCAGAATGCGGTGACCACGGCCGAGCAGCAGGTTGCTGCGGCTACGGCAGCGCTGGGCGGTTCGGCCGATATCGCGACCGACGATCACCCGACCGTCAAGGCGGCGCTGGCCCAGGTGGACCTGGCCAAGCGTAACCTCGACAAGACCAATGTGGTGGCGGCCGGCGACGGCGTGATTGCGCAGGTCGGCAGCCTCAATGTCGGGCAGTTTGTTTCGACCGGCACGACGATTGCCAGCCTGGTCGAAACGCAGGGCACGTGGGTCGAGGCCAATTTCAAGGAAACCCAGCTGGGCGCCATCCAGATCGGCATGACGGCCGACGTGGTGGTCGATGCACTGGCCGGCCGGCATATCGAGGGCAAGGTGACCTCCATTGGCGCGGCAACGGGTTCGGAATTCTCGCTGATCCCGGCACAGAATGCGACCGGTAACTGGGTCAAGGTGGTGCAGCGCATTCCCGTTCGGATCGAATTCGATGCCGACAGCGATGTGCAGTTGCGCTCGGGCATGAGCGCGCTGGTGAGCGTCGATACCGGCCTGTCCACGCTCGACAAGATGCAACAGCACTAA
- a CDS encoding MarR family transcriptional regulator: MHKPVPTEESVGYIIHEVAKAFRRRFEEEVKVYDLTLPQMRALGELVRKGGVSQVSLAGAIDADPMTLKGILDRLEKRGLVQRQQDPSDSRAKVVHVTEAGEALFRTAKSVGVEIQNEAIEGLSEAELTAVSQSLVHIRNNLSRAAAAQKEVV, encoded by the coding sequence ATGCACAAGCCTGTCCCAACCGAGGAATCAGTCGGCTACATCATCCATGAAGTCGCCAAGGCGTTCCGCCGGCGTTTCGAGGAAGAGGTCAAGGTCTATGACCTGACCCTGCCGCAGATGCGCGCGCTGGGTGAGCTGGTGCGCAAGGGCGGCGTGTCGCAGGTGTCCCTAGCTGGCGCGATCGACGCCGATCCCATGACGCTCAAGGGAATCCTGGACCGACTGGAAAAGCGCGGACTCGTGCAGCGGCAGCAGGATCCCAGCGATAGTCGCGCCAAGGTGGTCCATGTGACCGAGGCCGGCGAGGCGCTGTTCCGTACAGCCAAGAGCGTCGGTGTCGAAATCCAGAACGAAGCCATCGAGGGCCTGAGCGAAGCCGAACTGACGGCCGTCTCGCAGAGCCTTGTCCATATTCGCAACAATCTTAGCCGCGCGGCGGCCGCGCAGAAGGAAGTCGTCTGA
- a CDS encoding FadR/GntR family transcriptional regulator encodes MSRQAALRYLEPLENRSRNVAVLDALAEMVERAGLQIGDRLPPEVSLAATLGVGRSTIREALNRWEGLGIIRRRRGDGTYLSARVQTSRGLVPTMVRMEGEALLRLMEIRRTLENDVVRKAATKATREQRAEIARLCTLLLIEVDAGRPWRKTDHAFHGAIYDASGNPMYGQLLRNLDNALERGGASPFAADNFGLGSFPMHRDLADAILAEDIDGAVAAINAILDSVETEVRSIIAGRPTP; translated from the coding sequence GTGAGTCGGCAGGCCGCCTTGCGCTATCTTGAGCCGCTGGAAAACCGCTCGCGCAATGTGGCGGTGCTGGATGCGCTTGCCGAAATGGTGGAACGGGCAGGCTTGCAGATCGGCGATCGCCTGCCCCCCGAAGTCTCGCTGGCCGCAACCCTGGGCGTCGGCCGCTCGACCATTCGCGAAGCGCTCAACCGCTGGGAAGGCCTGGGCATCATCCGCCGCCGCCGTGGCGATGGCACCTATCTCTCCGCCCGTGTGCAGACCTCGCGTGGCCTCGTGCCCACCATGGTCCGCATGGAAGGCGAAGCCCTGCTGCGCCTGATGGAAATCCGCCGCACGCTCGAAAACGACGTGGTGCGCAAGGCCGCGACCAAGGCCACGCGCGAGCAGCGGGCGGAAATCGCCCGCCTCTGCACCCTGCTGCTGATCGAGGTCGACGCCGGCCGCCCCTGGCGCAAGACCGACCATGCCTTCCATGGCGCCATCTATGACGCTTCGGGCAATCCCATGTATGGCCAATTGCTGCGCAATCTCGACAATGCCCTGGAGCGCGGCGGCGCCTCGCCCTTCGCCGCCGACAATTTTGGTCTCGGCTCATTCCCCATGCATCGCGACCTGGCCGACGCCATCCTTGCCGAAGACATCGACGGCGCAGTCGCGGCGATCAATGCCATTCTCGACTCGGTCGAAACCGAAGTCCGCAGCATCATCGCCGGACGACCAACGCCCTAG
- a CDS encoding MYG1 family protein: MTISYLVTHSGGFHADELLSSVVLTRLFPEAEIKRSRAPEWIAPGADRIIYDVGGAYDAEAQIFDHHQRGAPLREDGQPYSSFGLVWKHYGQRYLQAAGIPAEHADKVHVSFDEKFVLPIDLTDNGALSPTGPLADLTLPALLETLKPVFDDKSDGADDRAFHGALAIARAFVEAAIARAGAKLRAEGLVQQAIVAAGQGHVLELPMGMPFRPAILKAGADQLLFVVHPRDKDWCLTTIRKGDEGFENRADLPASWAGLTNGELEAESGVPGASFCHNGRFVAAARTREAALAMAEIAVREALATA; the protein is encoded by the coding sequence ATGACCATTTCCTATCTCGTCACCCATTCAGGTGGCTTCCATGCCGATGAGTTGCTGTCGAGCGTGGTGCTGACACGGCTTTTCCCCGAGGCCGAGATCAAGCGCAGTCGGGCACCAGAGTGGATTGCGCCGGGTGCGGATCGCATCATCTACGATGTTGGCGGGGCCTATGATGCCGAGGCGCAGATCTTCGATCATCACCAGCGCGGCGCGCCTTTGCGCGAGGATGGTCAGCCCTATAGCTCGTTCGGTCTGGTGTGGAAGCATTATGGCCAGAGATACCTGCAGGCTGCCGGTATTCCGGCGGAACATGCGGACAAGGTGCATGTATCTTTTGACGAAAAGTTCGTGCTGCCGATCGATCTGACCGACAATGGGGCGCTGAGCCCGACGGGGCCGCTGGCAGACCTGACGCTGCCGGCCTTGCTGGAGACGCTGAAGCCAGTGTTCGACGACAAGAGCGATGGCGCCGATGACAGGGCCTTCCATGGCGCCCTGGCGATAGCGCGGGCTTTTGTGGAGGCTGCCATTGCGCGTGCCGGCGCCAAGCTGCGGGCCGAGGGTCTTGTGCAGCAGGCGATCGTTGCGGCGGGGCAGGGGCATGTGCTGGAGCTGCCGATGGGCATGCCGTTCCGGCCGGCAATCCTCAAGGCGGGGGCGGACCAGCTGCTTTTCGTGGTGCATCCGCGCGACAAGGACTGGTGCCTGACCACGATCCGCAAGGGCGACGAGGGATTCGAAAATCGCGCCGACCTGCCGGCAAGCTGGGCGGGACTGACCAATGGCGAGCTGGAAGCCGAGTCGGGCGTTCCAGGCGCGAGCTTCTGCCATAATGGTCGCTTTGTTGCGGCGGCCAGGACGCGGGAAGCGGCCCTGGCCATGGCCGAGATCGCGGTGCGCGAGGCCCTCGCCACGGCTTAA